The nucleotide sequence CAACGAGAACTCGAATTTGATTGCTCTCGTAATTAAGATAATCAATTCATGTGTAATTAAATTCATTTATAACAGTATTGAAGGAAAACGTGGTATGAATATAGTTTTTATGGAAAGTTAAACTGACGACAACAATTTCACacgaaattttgtttttgttacaaaaaaattcggcttaaatatattttgaaaaaacaattGTAGGAAGACatatacagattatatatatatattactattgcAAATTTAACAATATCTGACATTAGGGTGGAAACTTCCTAGACAATTTTAAAGTTATCATATATTCTGGTAACAGTGTGGTTACATAAAGTTACTTACgttgtttatatttacaaaaatactaattttaactCTAGTATTTATCTAAAGTTTCTTGGATTCTTctactttgtttattttctagCCTGTAGGGAAAATGTAAAAAGATATTAAATGCAGAAAGAAatgaacaagtttttaaaatttaaaataaattaatattcatgtttataaaaacgtttcatatttaaagttcaaagatataatataattttactttttgtttgttggtaagcagaaaactacacagtgtccaccacgagtattaaAATCCAGCTTTTAATAGTGAGCTTTCAGACTTACCACCTACCCATTGGGAGGAGGGCATattcttaattaataatatagatataattacaaaataatcagaATCAACGATTGAAACTCGTCACTGAACAAACAAGCCCTTTCAGCGACGGATGCGTTATTATGTGATAGTCAGTtttactattctttgataaagagtgacgcaagagttggcggtgggtgatattgAGTAGCTGCCTTAGGGGCAGCTATTGGAGATAATCCTCGAGAAATTCGTTTACAAAGTTGGCATtgtataaaaacagtaattaattcAGATGTCAGAAAAGTTGAATTtattgttgatttaaatacaatgaaattacaaTAGCCAAGAAGTTAATTCATTTCAGTCAGTGTGAGTTTAGACTGCGAGGGTATTGTTCTATTGTCATTATACAAGCACTTAGGACCGGACTATCAGTTCTTTATTACTACGTCACATACTTTATGATAAAAGTGTGTGTTCATGAAGAATCGAAACACAGTAAAAGGTTTGATACAATCTGTTACACTGCTTTAAATCTAGCAGTTTGATAAAGTCTATCCAAAACGGTTTTCACCCACTTTCTAATAACGCTCACAAAAAAGGGTTATTTGTATGCAAAACAACTTCCTTGAGAAAGTTGAGGTTCCTTGCAAAGTTATTCTCGACTTAACATTTTAGTACCCATTATAGCCCGCGCGGAACAAACCAGAACACGACGACTTTTGGTGTATCAAAGAAACTGACACTATTCTTACCAGAACTAGTTGTGTTATacaagaataagaaaatattggAAAGGAATAATCTACAAACACGATTTAATTCTATTTTGTAACCACAGAACAGACTACGTACGAGTCGTGCCTAATCTTGGAGATAAACACTGACTTGATGCTCAAATCCTTTGTAATATAACTCTAGGCAAATCTAAGTTTTAAACTCGAGTTTATTATGTCCACCCCAGAGGGCTTCAGCATAGATATAGCAAACGCATGTTGGAGTGCagagattggtttgaatttcacgcaaaactaccaGAGTAGTCCCTAACTTACAAGTGATAGAgtaaagaaaagacagctagtcaacaccaatctccgccaactcttgggatatttgTTGCCAAAAAGAGATACATAGGGCTGAAACCAAACAACGTTTACACTACCATGTCTTGTAAGTAAACCTGTCATCTGAAAGCGCGAAGAAAAGTTTTCGATGGAATTAGAACAGTAGGGTTGATCATCACATTATGtctccgcggctgaaagggcgaacacgtttagCTACGAGGTGTCGAACGCCTTGACATGACAGACTGGGTGCAGTAATGTTAAGATGTCCAAACAGCAGTTCAACGTTGTTTCGAGTAAACACGTGCGGCAATAAAACGtggttaatatatttatttgcacGGTTAAAAACCTCTTGTACTTATGGAGGTAATATATACAAACTTAAACAGATACGTAACAAGGAAATTAAAAGTGGGAGCCCCCAAGGCTTATTTTACAGAACGAAGCGAGAAAATGTGCTCACTCATTACAGCCAACGTTCAGGGCTCGCCTTATAGTTGTGGAAGCTCTCGAGTTTTGAATTAAATTGAATACATCTTCCAGTTACTCTGGAGAGTAATTTTCCTGAATTTAAAGATTAAAAAGTGAGGGGGAAGTGATTCCTACGTCACTGTTAGGTGcagacattaataaaacaaaccaattatacGATTGTTATCTGCAACAACGTTCGATAAACAGCGCAATAAAGCGAATCTCAAGTTATACGaggtaatgataaaataaattaactatacGTTAGCCATAAACGTctacaaaactataaaacaacTCTATGCCTTatctaaatataacaaaataatgttttctttctatcttTTGTAGAATTCCAAAACTGTTAAATTTTGTGTATGCTTCTGAAATACGCAGTTTAAAAACTAACGAAACGTTTAgtcacttgaaaataaaaaaaaatgaaagcacGAAGTAGTAACGTTAAACACACGACACACAGCAACctagaatttaaataattaaatgaaaactgaTCTCTGCTTATAAGTAATATGATCGACTACCTTTTTTACTGtagatatttataaactttaatgcAGTGGTTGCCAGAATCGGCAATGACAACAGTACCGTCAGATGTCGTTGCTAAGCCTTGTGGTCCATAAAGCGGGTTTCCATTGGTGTTAACGAAAGACAAAAAAGATCCGCTGCTGTCGAAAACCTGAAACGGAACAAGTAACTtctacaaatattaattaaaaaaacaacaacattgcaaTCTAAACCACATTtgatatacttttcttttttcaatcaTTACAGCATATTTACTTGGTAATAACCTTTCCCACATTGGATATGTCTCATATTTGTTATCTATACTTTTATTTAACAAGGAATTTCTCTGTTTGGAAAGTTGATAATTTTATGGTAATCGTGTACGTCTACAGTAAGTTTCAGGTTTATTGGCCTGCGAGATAGATTTTCTGATGTATCAAGTTAGGGGTTTATTAGATAACCACACGTAAGAATATAAATGTGATAACTTTTCTCGCGACTTGGAGGTAAAAATATTGTCTACCCGAGACCCTGCAATTGTATCTGTATATCACAGTAAAGAAAACCTACAACTCCATATAATAAATCAACTATGGATGTGATACACCTTAGTTTCAAATTTAATGAATAGCTttacaaagattattttttttttggggggggagtGGAAAGAGGTTTCACTGTACGTTACCTGAATACGACTGTTTCCCCAGTCAGCAACTAGAATGTTGTCTTGGTTGTCAACAGCGACACCTGTCGGGGCGTTAAACTGACCATTACCTTGGCCGCTGGATCCAAAGCTGGAGATGAAATTTCCTTCACTGTCAAATACCTTAATACAGTGATTATGAAAATCGGAAACCACCAACTGATTTTTGCTATTTACAGCTACGTAGTGAGGACCGGCAAACTTCGTGTTGCCCATTCCTCTCGACCCAAATTTACTCAAGAGTTTTCCGTTTTCTTGAAATACTAGAATATTACAAGCTTTGTTATCGACAACTATAACATGCCCATCGTAATCGACTGCCACTCCTTTAGGACCAAGAAGCTTTCCTACCCCTAGACGACCCAGGAATTTGCCGGAGGAATTGAACACACTAACCCATTTATTCTCATAATCTGCGACAATATAGTTTCCGGACTGGGTGACAGCGACGCCTGTTGGTCTCTGTATCTGGCCAGCACTTCTTCCTTTTGTTCCAAAGCTCAGCTTATGGTCACCTCCCGGAGAAAACACCTGAATACATTGGTTGTTGCTGTCGGTTACAACGATGTGTCCGATTTGCGTTAAACAGACTCCTTGCGGATTAGTGAATTCTCCCTTCCCACGTCCTTTGTTTCCTATTCTCCTTAAGAAGTCATCTTCAACGGGATTCTTTCTACACAGTGACGTGTTTGACGGATAACTTGGAGGTCGTTTGATCGCGCGTTGTCGCACTCCCGTCGTCCTAGGAATCTTGGAACTGATTGGACGATCACTCGAAGAACTACCGTCTTCCACACACGCTTTAACTTGATACGGGCTTCCTTTTATGTCTTTTCCAAATAACTTGATGGTCAGCTTATAATGACCCTCCTCCGAGACTGTATAGATTAAGTCGTAACTCCCATTCTTTTGTGCTATCACTTCCGGTCTTAATGACAGGGCAGTGTTTGCCGAAACTATCTCCGTTTCGATCAAAGCATTTCCCGTTTTAACCATTTCCCCGTGTCTGTTTTTCGTAACAATGTTC is from Tachypleus tridentatus isolate NWPU-2018 chromosome 2, ASM421037v1, whole genome shotgun sequence and encodes:
- the LOC143244355 gene encoding tripartite motif-containing protein 2-like isoform X4, translating into MELLEQPAVCQRRECQTPGVRKCKPCDQFLCDTCCGAHKEESPSCDNMIVSIGELALLEEQELNRDNPSLMCPKHSCQTLRFYCRNCETAVCVTCTDIEHCGHGTVRLRDAIEDERNALKVLLRKAYLQVPNLNKAIEVINSTLHDLSQEHSDVLREVSFCFDSLIEAVQMRKSFLLKELEDCHRSKQQILFKQRESLEQCLNNLANSCEFTENTLAHGNETEILLVNKQIAEKLKEFSELVVKRAPEENSYIVFEGENLNLIKTNIENFGHIRTNSAVAHETTASGEGLKQCVVGKPTFVNIVTKNRHGEMVKTGNALIETEIVSANTALSLRPEVIAQKNGSYDLIYTVSEEGHYKLTIKLFGKDIKGSPYQVKACVEDGSSSSDRPISSKIPRTTGVRQRAIKRPPSYPSNTSLCRKNPVEDDFLRRIGNKGRGKGEFTNPQGVCLTQIGHIVVTDSNNQCIQVFSPGGDHKLSFGTKGRSAGQIQRPTGVAVTQSGNYIVADYENKWVSVFNSSGKFLGRLGVGKLLGPKGVAVDYDGHVIVVDNKACNILVFQENGKLLSKFGSRGMGNTKFAGPHYVAVNSKNQLVVSDFHNHCIKVFDSEGNFISSFGSSGQGNGQFNAPTGVAVDNQDNILVADWGNSRIQVFDSSGSFLSFVNTNGNPLYGPQGLATTSDGTVVIADSGNHCIKVYKYLQ
- the LOC143244355 gene encoding tripartite motif-containing protein 2-like isoform X2; the protein is MSKNLKAMSSSLTVGGRPWPVANHFANHFFACGMCRNSYTKPKVLPCLHTFCESCLSLYIPAESLTITCPICRQQSILPKQGVPDLPNNFFIADLMELLEQPAVCQRRECQTPGVRKCKPCDQFLCDTCCGAHKEESPSCDNMIVSIGELALLEEQELNRDNPSLMCPKHSCQTLRFYCRNCETAVCVTCTDIEHCGHGTVRLRDAIEDERNALKVLLRKAYLQVPNLNKAIEVINSTLHDLSQEHSDVLREVSFCFDSLIEAVQMRKSFLLKELEDCHRSKQQILFKQRESLEQCLNNLANSCEFTENTLAHGNETEILLVNKQIAEKLKEFSELVVKRAPEENSYIVFEGENLNLIKTNIENFGHIRTNSAVAHETTASGEGLKQCVVGKPTFVNIVTKNRHGEMVKTGNALIETEIVSANTALSLRPEVIAQKNGSYDLIYTVSEEGHYKLTIKLFGKDIKGSPYQVKACVEDGSSSSDRPISSKIPRTTGVRQRAIKRPPSYPSNTSLCRKNPVEDDFLRRIGNKGRGKGEFTNPQGVCLTQIGHIVVTDSNNQCIQVFSPGGDHKLSFGTKGRSAGQIQRPTGVAVTQSGNYIVADYENKWVSVFNSSGKFLGRLGVGKLLGPKGVAVDYDGHVIVVDNKACNILVFQENGKLLSKFGSRGMGNTKFAGPHYVAVNSKNQLVVSDFHNHCIKVFDSEGNFISSFGSSGQGNGQFNAPTGVAVDNQDNILVADWGNSRIQVFDSSGSFLSFVNTNGNPLYGPQGLATTSDGTVVIADSGNHCIKVYKYLQ